Below is a genomic region from Billgrantia tianxiuensis.
CCGAGACGTTGCGCCAGCGCTATGGCCAGGAGCGCGGCAGAAGATGGTCGAACTCACCGGACGCAATGCCGATGTGGTGTTCGAACTGATCCAGCGCCACGGTATCGACTGCGAGGCCAGCCGTAACGGCTGGATCCAGCCGGCCGCCACGCATGCCAGTTTGAAGGTGATCGAGGCACGCGCCCGCCAGTGGGCCGACCACGGCGTCGACGTAAGCTGGCTCGACCGAGCGGCATGCGCCGAGCGCCTGGGCAGCGAGGCATATCTCGGCGCCTGGCTGGACCCGCGTGCCGGCGGCCTCAATCCACTGGCCTACGCACGCGGCCTGGCAACGGCCGCCGAGGCAGCCGGCGCACGGCTCTTCGAGCGCTCTCCAGTACAGGGGCTGGATGCCCAGTCAGGCCGATGGGTGGTCGAGGTGCAGGGTGGCGCCAGAATCGACGCCGGCCAGGTGCTGTTATGCACCAATGGCTATTCGGGAGGATTGCAGCCCGGGCTGGCAAGAAGCGTAATAGCCGCCAACAGCTACCAGATCGCCACGCGACCGCTCACCGACACGGAAGCGCAAGGCATACTGCCGGGGGCGAAGTCGTCTCGGATGCCCGCAAGCTGCTGCTCTACTTTCGGCGGGACGCCAGCGGCCGGTTGCTGATGGGAGGGCGCGGCCCGTTCCACGAGCCCCGGGGCGAGCCCGACTTCCGCCACCTGCAGCGGGCCATCGGCAAGCTCTACCCGGCTCTGAAGAATGTGGAGATCGGCTACCGTTGGGCGGGCCGGGTCGCCCTGACACGCGACGCCCTGCCCACGTGCATCAGCCCGCAGCGGGGCTGACCGTAGCGCTCGGCTACAACGGACGGGGCGTGGCCATGGGCACGCACCTGGGCAAGCTGATCGGCGAACACCTGGGCAACGCCTCGCTCCACGACGCCTTGCCCCTCCCGATCACGCCCATACAACCCATTCCCCTGCATGGGTTGCAGCGGCTCTACGTGGGTGCCGTGGTGAATTACTATCGAGCCCGGGATTGGCTGGAACGCTAGGCTCTTTGCGAAAAATGTCTGCGCTATATCACCCTCTCCCTGGAGAGTCCGCGCATGGTAGGCTGGGCGCCAAATAACGATCTCAGTAGTGATATCTCAACAACGATATCTCAGGAGCCAAGCGAATGACGACCGGCGAAGAACGGCCCTCGCGCTCTTCCCTGTTCAACCAATCCATCGAGAAGGCATTCGCCATCCTGGGGTTGTTCGGCGCCCAGCATAGCCAGCTGAGCCTTTCCGAAATCGCCCGGCTCAGCGGCATGAGCATGGGCTCGGTACAGCGCATTACCCATACGCTGGAGCAGTTGGGCTACCTGATCAAGGTACCCGCCTCGCGCAAGTATCGTATCGGCATCAAGATCCTGACGGTGGCCTCGCAATACCTGGAAGCGGACCTGCTGGTGGACTGCGCCAATCCCTACCTTTCCGATCTCAGCAACCGCTGCCTCGAAACGGTCTCGCTGACCGAGCCCAGTGGGCTCGAGATGGTCTATGTGGCCCGCTTCACCAGCCGCCATTACATTCCCATCCACATGCCCATCGGCAGCCGGGTGCCCATGTACTGCACGGCTTCCGGGCGGCCTTCCTCTCGGCGCAGGATGAAACGACCATCCGTCGCTACCTGGAGGCCTCGGAGCTGATTCGCTACACCCCCGACACCGTGACGGACATCGATACCCTGCTGGAGCTGATCCTGGCGTGTCGCAAGCGCGGCGTGGCCTGGAACAACGCCGAGTACTTCCTGGGCGACATCAACATCGCCGCACCGGTACTCAACGGCTCAGGCGAACCGGTAGCCGCGGTTCATATCACGGCCCCCGGCAGCCGCTGGACGCTGGATGCCGCCCTCGAACGGCTGGCTCCGCCGCTGATCGAGTGCGCCCGGGCGATCACCAAGGCGGCTCGCACACGGATGTAGCCCAACGAAGGTTGGGCAACCGCCTACTCACGCCGAGCGCCAGCGCCGCTTCAAATAGCGATGCAGCGATTCGCGATAGTGCGAATCGAGCAGGTGCCGCTGGCTTATCGAACGATAAAGCGCGCGCCACTTGGCACGCTTGTTGATTGGCAGCGGTTTGACGTGGGTATCGATCCAGATGATCTCACCCGTGGCAGTGCACAGGAAATTGTTCATGTGCAGGTCGCGGTGCACATAGCCGGCAGCGGCCAACTTCATCAGGTCATCGCACAGGCTGGCGAGAAAACCCTCGCGCTGATATTCGCCCAAGCCCGCAAAATACTGCTCGCCCGTCATTACCCCATCGACATGCTCGATCAGTAATAACGAACCCTGATGATTAAACGGATTCAGCGACAAGCCCCAGGCCAGACAACGCGGCGTGTTCAGCCCCGCCTGCTGCAGAATCTTCTTGCTACGAACTTCCTTGCGCGCCTCGAACTGCCAGAAGATACGCTTGTCGATGAAATCGCGCAGAAACCAGCGCACGGGTCTTTGCTGCCAGCGATATTTGTCGCTCTTGACCTTGGCCAGCACGCCCGTCGTCTTGTCGAAATAGAACTCGCTGCTTGCCATTCCCTCCATCAGGCGGGACCGGTCGTCCTTGCTCAAGCTCAGTGGTAGGCGCATTCGCCCGCTTTCGAACAACAGGTAGTTCCGCCTGCGGCCGGCAATTTCCACCGCAGTGATCTTCACTCGATTCCCCCGGTCATCTCGTTGCCAGGCCTCAGTATGCAGGCCAAGCAGCCAGAAGAAAGTACCCTGCCAAAAAACCAAGAGCAAGTCAGGAGCGAAGCCAATTTTGCCCCGCGCTACCCCAGGGGATGCATCATGTACCTGTCATAGGCTGCGATATCACAGGCTGTGGCACCGCAGGCTGCGATACCATGGTCAGGGCATCCTGGCCGTCCAGGAGAGGCTCCTGCTCCGGTACCTTGTGTTCCGGTACCTTGTAGTACTCCCTATACCACTCGACGAAGCGAGCCACCCCCACCTCCACCGTGGTTCGAGGGCTGTAGCCCACGGCCTGCTGTAGCCCTGTGACATCGGCATGGGTATCCAGCGCATCGCCAGGCTGACGCGGCAGCAGGCGAACTTCCGCCTTCCTGCCCAAGCACTCTTCCAAGACCTTGATGTAGTGAATCAGCTCAACGGGCGCCTGGTTGCCAATGTTATAGATATGCCAAGGCGCCGTACTGCTCGCCGCCGGGGGCTCGCCTACGGCGGCCAGGTCATACCAGCCATCATCCGCCACTGGCAGATGATCATGAATTTTCAGAACGCCTTCAACGATATCTTCGATGTAAGTAAAGTCACGGCGATGCCGGCCATAGTTGAATACTTCTATCGGCTCACCGGAAAGTATCTTCCTGGTAAAAGTGAATAGCGCCATGTCAGGGCGCCCCCAAGGGCCATAGACGGTGAAGAATCGCAGCCCCGTGGTGGGAAGATCGTACAAATGGCTATAAGCATGCGCCATCAATTCATTGGCCCGCTTGGTTGCCGCATATAAATTGAGAGGATGGTCGGCGCGATCACCTTCCTTGAATGGCGTGCGTACGTTCCCCCATAAATCGAACTCGAAGAGGCGTACACCAAGTGCTCCACTCGCTGCGTTCGGCACCCTTCCAGCACATTCAGAAAGCCCACCATATTGCTTTCCATATAAGCATGGGGTTCTCGAGCGAATACCTTACGCCAGCCTGAGCCGCCAAATGAATCACCCGTTCTGGGTGCCACACGTCAAAAAGCTGATCCACACCACGGCGGTCAGCCAAATCCAGACGGATGAAATGGAAGCCCGCTTCCTCGGCAAGACTCGCCAATCTCGCCTTCTTGAGTTCCGGATCGTAGTAGTCATTGAGGTTATCGAGCCCCACCACCATCTCGCCGCGGTGGCACAAGGCCCGAGCCACATGGTAGCCAATGAATCCCGCCACGCCGGTAACAAGAGTCGCCATTGAATCCACTCCATACTCAATGGAATGTATTCCAACGTAACCCAAGCTTTTGCAGAGCGAGATACCAAATGTGCTAATTCAGCGTCATGGATTATCTCATACGAAGCGAATGGAATAAAACGCCGACGAGCTGAGTCTCAGCCCTTTTCCGTAGCGATTCTGAGACGGGAAGCTGCCTTCCACATTGTTTTATTCCTACGCCGTTTGATCTTGCTCGACTTCAGCGCCAAACGTAGCCGCTGACGCCATGGCAGGCTGCGCCGTTGAGCGAGCGCGCCCGGACAATCACCAAGGCGGCTCGCACAAGACCTTGAGCGGACTAATTTGCCGATGAATGTGCGGCTCCAACGTCAACTGGTCGTGGAACCGAAGAGCCTCTACTGCACCGCTTCGCGCTTGCGTACCACGTCGACCTTGCTTTGCTCGCGGGTCCACTTGCCCTGGGCTTGTCCATGTACTGGAAGTACTCGTTGGTGAAGTTGCCCTGGTTGCAGGTGTAGCGGTAGCAAGCGGTTGGAATCTCATCGCGTGGCAACATCTTGTTGAACACGCCGGGGCCGGTCAGCTCGAAAATGTTCTTGTCGGCCTCGCTCTCGATATTGGAGTAGATGGCTTCGATGATTCCATTCAGATGCGGATTGTCGGGCTTGCTGGCGATAAAGTAATTGCTGATATCCCTCGCCGGGTCGTCACGTAAAGCTCACCGATCTCGGGTTTGACGATCCGTGCCAACGGCCACACCGCGTGGCCGTCGATATCCATGTAGACCCCGCCGTGCCGCTGCAGCACCAGCACGCGCCAGAAATCGGCCTGGGCCGCGCCCACCTGCAAGCGTGAGTAGGCTTCAAAGATATCCGCCGGGTAATTCTGCTCGATGAACGCGGCCCGTGCCTCGGTGATCACGAAGCGATATTCGAAGCTCGGCGCCATCAGCCGGTTGAACAGATAGTTCAGGTAGACCGGTAGCGTAGCCTTGTCGGTGAAGTTGGTCTGCCACAGGATGCGTGGCACCTTGGCCTCGGCCGCGCGCTTCGACCTCCACCAGGGAGCGGCACGCTCGGGAATGGTGAAGCGCTTGTTGGGAAAGAGAAAATGGAAGCCGTAGGAAGCCAGCTTGGTCACGTTGGCCAGCAGTTTCACCATCCTGGCAAAGGCCAGTACGCCAAAGTTGTTCACTCGCTTCCCCTCTTCATGGATACCCCAGCTACGACATGCCCCAGCCCTCACGGTTCCGGAGAGCTATGATCTAGTTTCGAAACTCCCAGCTCACTAGTAAACCAGCTCAACTGTTTTTTCACCTCATCCCAGTCTAACTGATTGACATCCAGCGGCTCGCTAGGCTGTGCCAACATATTAACCGACAGCGGGTGCCGGCTGTGCCAATCGTCGCGATCGGCCGGATCATAGGGGAACAGCACAAAGGAGGGCACACCCAAGCCATCAGCTATGTGAACCGTAGCAGTTATACCCGACACCAGGGCATCGGCATGGGCGATAAGCGCGATATTGTCATAGACGCTCTGCGTGTCGGGCAACGAAAAGACTCGCTCACTCCATTGTTGACACAGTGCCTCGACCTCCTGCTGCTTGCCGGGAGCGGATAATACGCATACGTCGTGCCCAGGCAGTCGTTCAAGCAGCATGGGGATGAGTTGCCGGCTAGTCTCGAACGTGAGAGTACGGGCACGCCCCTTGCTGAAAGCGTTGAAACAGATGAAGGGACGTCGACCTCTCACAAAGGTAGCCACCCGCTCATCGCTCTGCTCGTTACGGGGACGAGGTACTGGGTATCCGCCCCCTGTACGCCACAGCGTTCAAGCAGTGTCAGGTATTTCTCGGCAAAATGACGCCCTCGAGTAGCCTCTCCCAGCTTGAGATCGACCAGCCCTACGCTATCGTCCAGGCTAGCAACATGCCTGGCCTGCAATTGACTCAGCAGGTAGAGCGCTCGATGGTTAGCCAAATGGCTGAAAAACACGACCAGATCGACCTGACCAATACGCTTGGCTAGCTGTCGGATTTCGCCGTAGCCAGCACGCTTCTTCGTTACGTGCACTGTATCCACGCCAAACTGATCGCGAAATACCGGTGCCATATCGGCTGTGGCGATGACTTCCACCGAAATGCCCTGCCGCTGCAGCTCTCTGGGCACGAAGGAGAACACTACCGAATCGCCCCATTTGGCATCCCACC
It encodes:
- a CDS encoding lipopolysaccharide kinase InaA family protein; its protein translation is MKITAVEIAGRRRNYLLFESGRMRLPLSLSKDDRSRLMEGMASSEFYFDKTTGVLAKVKSDKYRWQQRPVRWFLRDFIDKRIFWQFEARKEVRSKKILQQAGLNTPRCLAWGLSLNPFNHQGSLLLIEHVDGVMTGEQYFAGLGEYQREGFLASLCDDLMKLAAAGYVHRDLHMNNFLCTATGEIIWIDTHVKPLPINKRAKWRALYRSISQRHLLDSHYRESLHRYLKRRWRSA
- a CDS encoding NAD(P)/FAD-dependent oxidoreductase, whose protein sequence is MVELTGRNADVVFELIQRHGIDCEASRNGWIQPAATHASLKVIEARARQWADHGVDVSWLDRAACAERLGSEAYLGAWLDPRAGGLNPLAYARGLATAAEAAGARLFERSPVQGLDAQSGRWVVEVQGGARIDAGQVLLCTNGYSGGLQPGLARSVIAANSYQIATRPLTDTEAQGILPGAKSSRMPASCCSTFGGTPAAGC
- a CDS encoding glycosyltransferase family 32 protein, with amino-acid sequence MNNFGVLAFARMVKLLANVTKLASYGFHFLFPNKRFTIPERAAPWWRSKRAAEAKVPRILWQTNFTDKATLPVYLNYLFNRLMAPSFEYRFVITEARAAFIEQNYPADIFEAYSRLQVGAAQADFWRVLVLQRHGGVYMDIDGHAVWPLARIVKPEIGELYVTTRRGISAITLSPASPTIRI
- a CDS encoding glycosyltransferase family 9 protein; this translates as MLLERLPGHDVCVLSAPGKQQEVEALCQQWSERVFSLPDTQSVYDNIALIAHADALVSGITATVHIADGLGVPSFVLFPYDPADRDDWHSRHPLSVNMLAQPSEPLDVNQLDWDEVKKQLSWFTSELGVSKLDHSSPEP
- a CDS encoding glycosyltransferase family 9 protein, yielding MVGYLIRKGLNGVRSSRDRLRIALIRRLFDREKLAVERPSEVRKVLFIRWDAKWGDSVVFSFVPRELQRQGISVEVIATADMAPVFRDQFGVDTVHVTKKRAGYGEIRQLAKRIGQVDLVVFFSHLANHRALYLLSQLQARHVASLDDSVGLVDLKLGEATRGRHFAEKYLTLLERCGVQGADTQYLVPVTSRAMSGWLPL
- a CDS encoding NAD-dependent epimerase/dehydratase family protein translates to MPNAASGALGVRLFEFDLWGNVRTPFKEGDRADHPLNLYAATKRANELMAHAYSHLYDLPTTGLRFFTVYGPWGRPDMALFTFTRKILSGEPIEVFNYGRHRRDFTYIEDIVEGVLKIHDHLPVADDGWYDLAAVGEPPAASSTAPWHIYNIGNQAPVELIHYIKVLEECLGRKAEVRLLPRQPGDALDTHADVTGLQQAVGYSPRTTVEVGVARFVEWYREYYKVPEHKVPEQEPLLDGQDALTMVSQPAVPQPVISQPMTGT
- a CDS encoding FAD-dependent oxidoreductase, producing the protein MLYFRRDASGRLLMGGRGPFHEPRGEPDFRHLQRAIGKLYPALKNVEIGYRWAGRVALTRDALPTCISPQRG